The Engraulis encrasicolus isolate BLACKSEA-1 chromosome 24, IST_EnEncr_1.0, whole genome shotgun sequence DNA window acacacacacacacacacacacacacacacacacacatacacatacacatacacacacacacatacacagcttttgggtcaaagacgtataacatgtccttcagtgcaacggatacttttgcttactgtaaatgcaaaaaaagagatttttatttttttatttttttttggcttggctttgatgcattcacttttcaaaaacttgttttgaaatgtcatgcttttcacagttacagtaagcaaaagcatccgtcagcactgaaggacagtgtcatgttggacgtctttgacccttttgCAACTCTGTTCTGTTCCTCCTCATTTGCATCAGGCCAACTCTCTATTCTACCACTGTCCACTCTCATCAATGCCCACAAAATGATCTGTCACATCAGCTAAAACCTCGGACATCATGATTTTGACAGCTCCCTCACCTGTGTGCACTTTCCATATCAGTATATTGTACTACAGTATTTCCCAATCCCAAAAAAAGGCTTTGTGTTCGGAATACAACGTCGGAAACATTATGGGGTCGTGAAAACATGTGCAGCTCCAAAGGGGGTCAAAGcagaaaacgtttgggaaccgactgccctaagcctttttgtcatctACTACTCACTCATGTTCTCCATTTCTTCCTCATTGCAAATTTACAATGCAATTGTAAACCCTTGTCTTGGGAAAATACGTTGACAGTTGTTAGGTGTGACATGTTCTAGCACTGCACTCTCCTGCGCCTACTGATTCTCTGTATCGCCCTTTGCCGTTTCCTCTGAGCAGTCAGGAGTTCAGTGAActtgagagagaagggagaataaCGTTAACTGGTTCAGAGAGGTGTTCAGAACACGGCACCCTCAGATAACAGAAGTAATCTGTGTCTTCACCAAGAGGTGAAGAGCACGTGGAgacgtgtgcggtgtgtgtgtgcgtgcgtgtttgtgtatgtgtgtgtgtgtgtgtgtgcgtgcgtgtttgtgtatgtgtgtgtgtgtgtgtgtaatcctccACTATCAGTGAGTGACACCCAATCAGATGCAACGGTTCTCTGTGCCCAGGGAATGGGTAAGCTTACTGGCCAAACGAGCACCGAGAACAAAGGTGTGTGGTTTCACTTTGAGTGTCGAATCACAGACGTCTCCATGTCTTGTGAGGTCgatgatgtgtgtgtacgtgcgtgcatgcgtgcgtgcgtgagtgtatagaggtggggaggaggggtcAGGTGTCCAACTGTGTGCCTTCGCAAATGCAATCGAAGATGCAATTCTTGCAGATGCAAGTCTGATCTCCGCCTGGGCTGCAAGCCCACTGAAAGCACTGCAAAGATACAGGGCAGCAGCCCCGTTtaagaatggaggaggaggacatggagaagaggagagaaagagggggaaagggaaaatAAGCCGGAAGAGACGCACGTACAAGCAGGGAAAGATGTaaatgaagacagacagagaaagagaaacgtgGCCTATAcagaggtgggggggagagagagagagagagagagagagagagagagagagagagagagagagagagagagagagagagagagagagagagaaaagaagagagagaaaggaagagagagaagagcagagaagagaagagaagagagagaagggaagagaagagaagagaagagaagagaagagaagagaagagaagagaagagaagagaagagaagagaagagaagggaagagaagggaagagaatagaagagaatagaagagaagagagagaagggaagagagagaagggaagagaatagaagagagaccgttttgaaaaagggaaaaaagaaagcctAAGGGTACGGCGACTGCTTCCAGGGAACTTGAGGGAAGGGAATGAGATGAATGACGAGCATCATGCAAGATTTAAATGGGCCTCAAAGGCACTTCCACAAATTACATTTCAGGCCCCAACATTCAGACCGAAAGAAAATGTAGAGGTGGCCTAATACAAATACTACTGGGTACATAGTATAATATACATGCTTACTAAACAGTTACCAGTGCTGAGTATGTGTCTCAGTTtgtcagtagggctgtaacaatactgtAACGAACTGAGAAATTACCTATGGTCATTCAAAGTCCAGTTACACTTCAGTCCAGAAAGCTAAAGCAAAAatgttattaatttaaaaagatacCTTTAAAATTCGTTGGGAGTATCGAATCGTAGGACAAAAATCGTAATACAAACCAAATCATgaattgagtgtatcgttacagcccatgTCAGTATATAATTGATTTCAGAGAGCAAGGGAAGACTAGGGCAGTTCTGCATGTCAGACAGAGCTGCAATCTCAGGTGTTGAGAGGAGGAATGAAAGGGGGGTAAAAACGGATGCAGGTCATGTGTGGACTGGACGGACACATTTGCTGACTTGGCATCCCATTCACCAAATAGCCTACCCTTGCTGAAACACTGAACAAGTAGAACTGAGCCAAGTAGAACTGCTCCACTGCTCTACTCCCTGCCCGTCAGGACATGGGTACACACAAGGTTTAGCATTACCCAACAATACCAACCTGGACCTGGGTCTCCTGAGCTCCAAGCCCTTTTCTGTCATACAAACCTGGACTACTTCAACGACACACTTTGCATAATCATACTCTGGTGTTGTAGTGCATTCTAAAATGACAAACATTCCCTTCGTCCACATTAAAACATAAAAGCATGCTAGTAGACAAAATACACAAACTACAAAGACATAGAAGATATGATAAAGACACGTTGTGTGGTTAGTTCTACTACCCTTCTGAATACAACAGAACTCACAGAGACCAGATACCCCTCTATGATGCAGAATCTGATTGGTTATTTATTTCAGGTTATAGTGGTAATTATAGCCTAAACATTACATAATTCTTAACATCATGGTTAATGCGGCTCCACACAACAAGCAACAACAACCCTTCCGGGATTAGGTACCCTGACAGACACAACAGGAGCAGCTCGTAGACTCTAATCCTAATTAAGTGCCACCCGTGGACAACAAACGGAAAACATGAATAAACCCCAAGTCCCAGTGTTGAGATCGGATTCCGTGCGCTATTGTACTCTTATTATGCGGCTATACGGTCATCCTTTCTGGACTTCGCTTGTTCAGAACAGCGCGGTCGTGGAGGACTGTGTGTAGGTACTTCGATGCAAAGAACAGGATAAAGCTCCACTCATCCAACAGGCTTTTTATAGTACTACCTTACTGTAGAGTTCAAGGCGAATACTCCACCCATCACGAGACAACAGAGAAAAGATACTTTCTGACAGAAAACATTGAAGTCAACTTTACTTCGAATTCTTTACACGCGCTACATTGTAACCGGTCCTATGCATGTCTCGTGATTAGGACTTGCTTGCAACGCGTGAGACCCCAACCAACGCTGTCATTTGAAGTGCATATTTTATGATTGCTTATGAGGTTATTACAGGCATGGACCCATGTTTCTAGACAAACCATACTTGGAACGATATTGCACAACCCGCCCGGCACACTGGTTAATAAGATTAACGAAATATTAAGCAAGGAAGTTTGCGGTAACAATTCAGAATCTCACCTTCTTAATGTTCTGCCCATGGTTTTGTCCGGGTCTGCAGAACCGTACTGAATCTCCGATTCTGTGTTGTCCTCTCCTTTCTTGTGAGAGTGTTTTACTTTGCTGTCCAGCAATGTTTTGGTAGCAGAGCTGTCATTATCCTGAGTGGGCGAGTGATTCCGCTTTCGCATCACTGAAATGGAAAAGAGCCAATAAAAATATCTGAAGTAAAGATGACCGCAACGATGAAGAATGCTTCAACCTTTAATGTCGCTATCTGAACGGCACAGCTTTGATCCCTTAACGGAGGAAGCTGCGGTCGCTGGAAAACGCTTCTCAGTGCATGAGGCAGTGTACGCCGCTGATCACTCTGTTGTATTCACTCCCAGCGCAAGCGACATTCAGCACTTTTTCTACATTGTTAGCAGAAGTCCTATATCTGCAGAGACCAGCTGAGCAACCTTTCCCCTAAGTTGCCATTGTAGCCAATCAGAGAGGACCTGCCAGCCATCTTTGCGACAGTCGTAAAGTTTGCTTAGCATAGCTGTGATGTATACTAGTTCCGAGTCACTGGGGATACTCAATCTGTAATGCTCACAAACATTTCTGCCTAAGTTGAAATAATGGTACAGAGTAGCTTCGAGGTGGTCAATGTGTCCGTATTTCAGTCAACCTCAATATTACAAATCTCAGTAGGCTTACGTGGTTGGCTACAATGGGTTAGCATGTTGGTTAGCATGTAGGCGTTAAGGTTATGCCAGTTTTGATAACCTAATGTAGCTGGCAGGTGTTGGTTTCTTAAAATGTATTACATGAAGACGAGTTTTCTTAGAAACTCGGTATGTCACTATAAAGTCATTCACAACAATCTGAATGCGAGTCACTGTAGCATTTAACAGCAGTGAGTCTTGAAACCTATTTAGTGGCAAGCAGATATCAAAAATCCTGTTCAGATACCGACGGTTGGCGTTATCAAACTACTAGAGCTAAACACTAGTCCTGAGAATTAAATTCCATTTGTAAATGTTAAAAGAGAATAAACTTCCACTACACATAATTATTTGACAAGCATTTTGACATAATATATTAAAGTTATTCAGTTAACATATGATTAAAAAGTTATTCTAAACTACCTGTTCATGATGAAAGTTTCTCAAAGGCTCCCTATTCCAGTTTGACAGGGTTTCACAATTGTCCCTCGTCCTTACCCGTAGTTTGGGATGTGGTCACATGATCATCACAAATAGTTTTTTGCCGCGAAATTGCTCGGCTAGGAATTTAGCTCGATTTGAACACTTCTTCAGATAATTTCGAGTTTCTATTACAATCGtaaaaatgttttgtgaaaaGGCACTTGAATTGATCAGAGAACTTCACCGAATGGGTGATGGACAATTACCTGCTTTCAATGTAAGTACGAAGAACATTATGGGAAGTCTATAATGCCTGGGCAAAGCTACATTATTGTAGGCTGGTTGAAGTGGTTGCGCTTTCTTGTCGTTTTGACacatttttacattactgaaatgtaatgttatgttcaCAATGTATACATCCCCATTGTAAACAGGAGGATGGTATCCGCCAGGTCTTGGAAGAAATGAAAGCGCTTTACGAACAGAATCAAAGTGATGTGTAAGTTTTTATTCACTCTACAGTAGCCTTAGCACCCACTTGCATGACTTATTCAGGATAACATGTTCGCAtgttcttttgttgtttttctcaGAAATGAGGCTAAAGCCGAGGGTAAAAGTGAACTTATTCCTACAATCAAGTTTCGACACAATTGCCTGCTGAGGAACCAGCGTTGCATAGCTGCATACCTGTAAGCATGTCTTGAACTTGACTGTCATATTTCCTGTGTGTTTACGTTCTTTGGTATTGGCATTTTCACATTGTCCTGTTTCCCCTCAATATTCTCCATGCACAGGTATGATCGATTGCTTAGGATACGAGCACTCAGGTGGGAGTACGGAAGTGTCCTTCCTACAAATATCCGCTTTCATATGTGTGCAGAAGAGGTATGTTTTCCTGACATGACTGTCTGCTTTTGTTTGGCTTAGTGAAGTAACAGCTGTCAAAAATCAGAATGTTGTTTTTGGTTCATATATAACCTACTGTCTTACTGTTGTTATTGATACGTCTACGTCTTTAACCTTTGTGCTTTTCTCTGACAATTGTGTAAATCTTGAACCAGCTGGAGTGGTTTAACCAGTATAAAAGGTCTCTGGCGACCTACATGAAGTCCATCGGTGGAGAAGGAGGTCTGGACATAACGCAGGACATGAAACCTCCCAAGAGTCTCTTCATAGAGGTGAGAGGTGTTGCTATGCTCTGCAACGATCAAAAGTTCACGTTTCAGTCTAGCAATCCAGAGAGTAATTCCATGGAGCTGATGAACCTGGGTACTTTGACATGCATGATATGGTTAACCTGCTGAGAAATAGCATGTCCCTGTCATTTCGTGAAAATTAGTAGGCTACTCCGggctatttttgtttattttgtacttaacccattttggcctatgccctttttgggaaagggtgccctctgcctattaaatcctaaatatctcagcctccgaagcatatacaaacatgaaatgagttgcatttaaaagataggaccctcgttttgcctcagctcaaatctcaataacctgaatgcagcgtatgtgtgtctccaggacacaatgggttaatgttaGTGTTTTATTAGCTTATTTTGTAAACagtaaccctacttagcatctgcacttttttctctgtgtatttcctgtgcactctgTATCTGCTAATGttattggctatgattatgtcctttaAGTGGCTTTGATTAAAAAGTTGtttaccaaatgcaatgtaatgtagtgatgGTAGGATGATTAGGTAGTGATGGATGTTGCAATGCTTTGTCCACCACACAACATCTATCACTATCAAGTGTTAACATTTCTTTAAGTCTACTAAAAGATGGCATAGGTGTCATGTCATTATGAAAATGAGCACTCCTTCCAGTTCAGTCAAGGGTATAGAATTTCATTCAAGACCTTTTTACCATTTCTCCTCTGAAGGTTCGCTGTTTGAAAGACCATGGGGAGTTTGAGATCGAGGATGGCACAGTTATtctgctgaagaaaaacagccagGTATGTATGTTACAGCCATGTCATACGTTTATGTAAATTGTAACAATATGGGTCATTTctcgtgaaatcagacactttggagcCCGACCAACACAGATTTCAGTTCAACTTGGAGTGCcttttagtggcaaggtagaaccccagagcTGCATTTTCATGAATCTGGCACAAATATTAACTAAAACTAGGAAAGTCTTAATTAAGAGGGTAGGACGCTATACATTTATCCTCAATTATGTTAGTTAATTTAAATCACACACTTTTGGTTTtgatgtttgaaagctctttaATGGCTCTTCAAATTACATGTACCGGTATACATGGAATACAACAATAATCCAAGCGGGAATTATGAGatgtaaaaatataaaaaatggaATATCAAAAAcgctgtgtttttaaaatggtcactctctggggggcgctgtggcgtagcgcgctaagccccccacatttgggcttgcatgcccacccacggggaccccggccggggtcatttcccgatcctcccctgtctctctgtcccattcgcttcctgtcaccatcttcgactgtcctgtcaaataaaggcataaaagcccctaaaaaatatattaaaaaaataaataaaaatggtcACTCTCTTGCCTAAacctagattagattagattagattaaactttatttatccccaaggggaaattctttttccagtttgctctgtagattaaaaagagaagtaaaaattaTATAAAAAACCTAATATAAACCTAGAAACCTAAACCTAGCCttcaatgtcatgagcaacataTGAAAATAGGGTGTTTGGTATTTGAGACATTTCAGACATAATGTGACTTATAGGACGAAATGAGTTGAGGTAAAGTAGCAATAGATAAGTGTTAGAGGAGATTATCACACCTGACATGAGTATTCCTCCTAAcatggttacataccgccatttcgacataccgccattccgacataccgccattccgacactttTTCATACTGCCATACCGAGATCAAGTTGCTTTTAGGGGAGCGAGCATACACCTTCGGCATGCCCGGAGCTGTCcacgcatgtggtgctgaaatatggTAAATTCTCACTTTTTCCTACCGCCATACCGAGACCAAGTTGCTTTTAAGGGAGCGAGCATACACCTTCGGCATGTCCGGAGCTGTCcacgcatgtggtgctgaaatctgcgtAAACCAGAGCTGAGCccaagatggggggtgggggtgtcagaATGGCGGGACGTTTCATGGTGAAAAAAAGATACAGCCATtccgacaattgaacgtcaatgtcAGAATGGCGGTTTCCCCCCTCCTAACACGCTTCCCAAATTAGCTTTAGCATCTTGGGTGTAGTGTCAGTTGGGGTTTTCACATCAGGTGGGGAACTCTTCTCTCCACTACTTAATTACAATTCACATTATCTCTGCAATGACTCAAGAACCAAAGACTACAGTCTCTGGTGTAGCCTAACTTTAGCGGGGGAAGGGATGACTACCTGGTAATTTTAAAATATAACCTTATTGTTTTCCATACGCTTTGTGTAATGTTGAGCCAgagaagagctttcaaacaacatcaaagCCATCTGCGTGTGACTTAAATTGACTGACAATCATGGATGAATGTATTAGTGTATGAGCCTTTTAATTACAACTTTCTTAGTCTGTTTTTCCTTTAATATTGCAGTCCAGTTGAAAACGTAGTTCTGGGATTCAACCTGGACACTACAAAGGCACACTTAAGTTTAACTAAAATCTGTGTCGGATGGGCCACAAAGTGTCACACGAAATGGCCCATATGAATATGTGGGctgattgtttttttgtgagtATAGAGGTATTTCAAAGTTGTCATTCTGTGCAAATAACTTAAATGCAAATGTTACTACATATAAGTGTGTGAATATACCAGTGTATTGTTATAAAAGTTATATGCCTGGGAAAAAATTAAGAATGTCAATAAGaaaatctctagcccattacagagttgctgcaggtgtctgagatttcagggTTTCAGTACTTGAGAACAATGTTAATGCTTGCCATTTATAGTCAATGCTTCTGAAATACCCGCTCATATCCACCTTGAGATGATTGATAGCAGTGTGATTCCGATACGAACTAGAAAAGTT harbors:
- the gins1 gene encoding DNA replication complex GINS protein PSF1; translation: MFCEKALELIRELHRMGDGQLPAFNEDGIRQVLEEMKALYEQNQSDVNEAKAEGKSELIPTIKFRHNCLLRNQRCIAAYLYDRLLRIRALRWEYGSVLPTNIRFHMCAEELEWFNQYKRSLATYMKSIGGEGGLDITQDMKPPKSLFIEVRCLKDHGEFEIEDGTVILLKKNSQHFLPRWKCEQLIRQGVLEHVIS